From the genome of Hymenobacter cellulosilyticus, one region includes:
- a CDS encoding GlxA family transcriptional regulator gives MRRAVLSVHPHLTTDVPKTDLVIIPAVDGDPAVALARNRDFLPWIIEQYRGGAEVASLCLGAFLLAATGLIDGRQCTTHWAAAHDFRRMFPQVELVEDRVVTDEHGIYSSGGAFSYLNLVLYLVEKYAGREIALVCAKVFQIDIERVSQSAFIMFNGQKEHGDEPIKKAQTYIEDNYQEKITVEQLADMLALGRRNLERRFKKATSNSVVEYIQRVKIEAAKNSLESSLENVNEVMYQVGYSDPKAFRSTFKRLTGLSPKQYRNKYNRTLAPAS, from the coding sequence GTGCGGCGGGCTGTACTCAGTGTACACCCCCACCTGACTACTGACGTACCTAAAACCGACCTGGTCATTATCCCGGCCGTGGATGGGGACCCGGCCGTGGCCCTGGCCCGCAACCGCGACTTTCTGCCCTGGATAATCGAGCAGTACCGGGGCGGGGCCGAAGTGGCTTCGCTGTGCCTGGGCGCATTTCTGCTGGCTGCCACCGGCCTGATTGACGGGCGGCAGTGCACTACGCACTGGGCCGCCGCCCACGACTTCCGCCGCATGTTTCCGCAAGTCGAGCTGGTGGAAGACCGGGTGGTGACTGATGAGCACGGCATTTATTCCAGCGGTGGGGCCTTTTCCTACCTCAATCTGGTCTTGTACCTGGTGGAAAAGTACGCCGGCCGCGAAATTGCGCTGGTGTGCGCCAAGGTGTTCCAGATTGACATTGAACGGGTCAGCCAGTCGGCCTTCATCATGTTCAACGGGCAGAAGGAGCACGGCGACGAGCCCATCAAAAAGGCCCAGACGTACATTGAGGACAACTATCAAGAGAAGATAACCGTGGAGCAGCTGGCCGATATGCTAGCTTTGGGGCGGCGTAATCTGGAGCGGCGCTTCAAGAAAGCCACTTCCAACTCTGTAGTCGAATACATTCAGCGGGTGAAAATCGAGGCGGCCAAAAACAGCCTGGAATCGTCGTTGGAAAACGTGAACGAGGTGATGTACCAGGTAGGCTACTCCGACCCCAAGGCGTTTCGTAGTACTTTTAAGCGCCTGACGGGCCTCTCGCCGAAACAGTACCGCAACAAGTACAACCGGACGCTGGCCCCGGCTTCTTAG
- a CDS encoding esterase-like activity of phytase family protein: MKIYEVDLSAATDVNSLGGLQGATYTPVAKRLVLDVASTGVARIDNLEGMTFGPKLANGHFSLILVSDDNFGSTQVTQFLAFEVMP; the protein is encoded by the coding sequence GTGAAAATCTACGAAGTGGACCTGAGCGCCGCTACCGACGTCAACAGCCTGGGCGGCCTGCAGGGCGCTACTTACACGCCCGTGGCCAAGCGCCTGGTGCTGGATGTGGCCTCTACCGGCGTAGCCCGCATCGACAACCTGGAAGGCATGACTTTTGGGCCCAAGCTGGCCAACGGGCATTTTTCCCTGATTCTGGTGTCGGACGACAACTTCGGCTCGACCCAGGTTACCCAGTTCTTGGCCTTCGAAGTAATGCCCTAA
- a CDS encoding SDR family NAD(P)-dependent oxidoreductase, which translates to MHSSTSAPGFFFPPTPTPRLMSWAMGLLLLLAWVLSSCATSKPGSAIQKQVQGKTYVIIGASSGFGRGMAEQLGTMKANVVLAARRTELLEEVATKIRASGGQALVVTTDISKPEQVQNLADAAMKQFGRVDVWVNDVGVGGIGRFWEIPLNDYSQMIDVNLKGIIYGSQAAIKIFQTQGSGTLMNLGSVESEVPLAYHAVYASTKGAIRNLDQALNNELRLNGYKNIKVVTIEPWAVDTPFWGHAANYSGGTPRMAAMDPPSKVVNAMVRSSVRPRQELPVGWKARGAFFSHNIMPHFTERLSANIIHRYQVKTAPPAPTTTASLYQPVPTGRGVDDGVKPRIKAENRQRKQKKQ; encoded by the coding sequence ATGCATTCGTCTACTTCGGCTCCCGGATTTTTCTTTCCCCCAACTCCCACTCCCCGCCTGATGTCCTGGGCCATGGGCTTGCTTCTGCTGCTGGCCTGGGTGCTGAGCAGCTGCGCCACGTCCAAGCCGGGCTCGGCAATACAAAAGCAGGTACAGGGCAAAACCTACGTCATTATCGGGGCCTCCAGCGGCTTTGGCCGGGGCATGGCCGAGCAGCTGGGCACGATGAAAGCCAACGTGGTGCTGGCCGCCCGTCGCACCGAACTGCTGGAAGAAGTCGCCACCAAGATTCGGGCTAGCGGCGGACAGGCCCTAGTCGTAACCACCGACATCAGCAAGCCCGAGCAGGTGCAGAATTTGGCTGATGCCGCTATGAAGCAGTTTGGCCGCGTGGATGTATGGGTCAACGACGTGGGTGTGGGCGGCATCGGCCGCTTCTGGGAAATTCCGCTCAACGACTACTCCCAGATGATTGACGTCAACCTCAAGGGCATCATCTACGGCAGCCAGGCGGCCATCAAGATCTTCCAGACCCAGGGCAGCGGCACACTCATGAACCTGGGCTCGGTGGAAAGCGAAGTGCCGCTGGCCTACCACGCCGTGTACGCCTCCACCAAAGGGGCCATCCGCAACCTCGACCAGGCCCTGAACAACGAGCTGCGCCTCAACGGCTACAAGAACATCAAGGTCGTGACCATTGAGCCCTGGGCCGTGGACACGCCTTTCTGGGGCCACGCGGCCAACTACAGCGGCGGCACGCCCCGCATGGCCGCCATGGACCCGCCCAGCAAGGTCGTCAACGCCATGGTGCGCTCCTCGGTGCGGCCCCGGCAGGAACTGCCCGTAGGCTGGAAGGCCCGGGGCGCGTTTTTCTCGCACAATATCATGCCTCACTTCACGGAGCGGCTCTCGGCCAACATCATTCACCGCTACCAAGTTAAAACGGCCCCGCCGGCCCCGACTACCACGGCTTCCCTATACCAGCCCGTGCCCACCGGCCGCGGCGTGGACGATGGGGTGAAGCCCCGCATCAAGGCCGAAAACCGGCAGCGGAAGCAGAAAAAGCAATAA
- a CDS encoding aldo/keto reductase has translation MKYNLLGNTGLKVSELCLGTMTFGGKGWAKAIGELPQPAVDALVKRSVEAGINFLDTANVYSEGVSEEMTGQAIRNLGLQRDDLVVATKVRGKMGEGPNEVGLTRKHIVQQAEASLRRLGTDYIDLYQIHSYDPLTPLDETLRALDDLVRSGKVRYIGASNLAAWQLMKALAYSQYTHKEKFVSLQAYYTIAGRDLERELVPLLQDQKLGLLVWSPLAGGLLSGKYSREDEQNQDSGRRGRFDFPPVDKDRAFTIVDALRPMAEAKGATVAQLALAWLLHQPVVSSVIIGANKPEQLEDNLKAVDVQFSPEELQQLDEVSKLAPEYPGWMLDFTGGDRQPE, from the coding sequence ATGAAGTACAACCTCTTGGGCAATACCGGCCTGAAAGTATCGGAGCTGTGCCTGGGCACCATGACCTTCGGCGGCAAGGGCTGGGCCAAGGCCATTGGGGAGCTGCCCCAACCTGCCGTCGACGCCCTGGTAAAACGCTCCGTGGAAGCGGGCATCAACTTTTTGGACACGGCCAACGTGTACTCAGAGGGCGTATCGGAGGAAATGACCGGGCAGGCCATCCGCAACCTGGGTTTGCAGCGCGACGACCTGGTGGTGGCCACCAAGGTGCGGGGCAAAATGGGCGAAGGTCCTAACGAGGTGGGCCTTACCCGTAAGCACATCGTGCAGCAGGCCGAGGCCAGCCTGCGCCGCCTGGGCACCGACTACATCGACCTCTACCAGATTCACTCCTACGACCCGCTCACGCCCCTGGACGAAACCCTGCGCGCCCTCGACGACCTGGTGCGCAGCGGCAAGGTGCGCTATATCGGAGCCAGCAACCTGGCGGCCTGGCAGCTGATGAAGGCCCTGGCGTATTCGCAGTACACCCACAAGGAAAAGTTCGTGTCGTTGCAGGCCTACTACACCATTGCCGGCCGCGACCTGGAGCGGGAGCTGGTGCCCTTGCTGCAGGATCAAAAGCTGGGCCTGCTGGTGTGGAGCCCCCTTGCCGGCGGCCTGCTCAGTGGCAAGTACAGCCGCGAAGACGAGCAAAACCAAGACTCGGGCCGCCGGGGCCGCTTCGACTTTCCGCCCGTCGACAAGGACCGCGCCTTTACCATCGTGGATGCGCTACGGCCCATGGCTGAGGCAAAGGGTGCCACAGTAGCGCAGTTGGCTTTGGCCTGGCTACTGCACCAGCCCGTGGTGAGCAGCGTCATTATTGGGGCCAATAAGCCCGAGCAGCTCGAAGATAACCTCAAGGCCGTGGACGTGCAGTTCAGCCCCGAAGAACTGCAGCAACTCGATGAGGTAAGCAAGCTGGCTCCGGAATATCCCGGCTGGATGCTCGACTTCACCGGCGGCGACCGGCAGCCTGAGTAA
- a CDS encoding AraC family ligand binding domain-containing protein has protein sequence MQAELSHAPFEILVEETTKWRKRPEKHNFFELVLVEQGQGRQCINYQFVPYQQHSIFLLPPLNCHSFEVLTPTRFLFVRFTNQVFDKSRAGKLTSRTGFARCPTSWSTTTGYPATSSAPAPTRSTCFTCCSWCATSTPGTTGSRPA, from the coding sequence ATGCAAGCAGAACTTTCCCACGCCCCGTTCGAAATCCTGGTGGAGGAAACCACGAAGTGGCGCAAGCGGCCTGAGAAGCACAATTTCTTTGAGCTGGTGCTGGTAGAGCAAGGCCAGGGGCGGCAGTGCATCAACTACCAGTTTGTGCCCTACCAACAGCACAGCATCTTTCTGCTGCCCCCGCTCAACTGCCACTCCTTTGAGGTGCTCACGCCCACCCGGTTTCTATTCGTGCGCTTCACCAACCAGGTATTCGACAAAAGCCGGGCGGGGAAATTGACTTCGAGGACTGGTTTCGCAAGATGTCCTACATCTTGGTCAACTACAACCGGGTACCCGGCGACATCATCCGCTCCGGCCCCGACAAGGAGCACCTGCTTCACCTGCTGCAGCTGGTGCGCCACGAGCACGCCCGGCACGACCGGTTCTCGGCCGGCATGA
- a CDS encoding BLUF domain-containing protein, giving the protein MNHIVYMSRAVRPLSDQDLQELLAQCRRDNARHNVTGILFYSHGNIAQLIEGDPAVIEPLYEKISRDGRHSNVQQLANKAITERSFPDWSMAFHPIETEGFHTLEGFFLPHQLPATPETLTIADALIVDLVRQAVFGPDAPTTV; this is encoded by the coding sequence ATGAACCACATTGTGTACATGAGCCGGGCGGTCCGGCCATTGTCCGACCAAGACCTGCAGGAACTGTTGGCTCAGTGCCGCCGCGACAACGCCCGGCATAACGTGACGGGCATCCTGTTTTACAGCCACGGCAACATTGCCCAGCTTATCGAAGGCGACCCTGCCGTTATTGAGCCGTTGTACGAGAAAATTTCCCGCGACGGGCGCCATTCCAACGTGCAGCAGCTGGCCAACAAGGCTATTACGGAGCGTAGCTTCCCCGACTGGTCCATGGCCTTCCACCCGATTGAAACGGAAGGCTTTCACACCCTGGAAGGCTTTTTCCTGCCCCACCAGCTGCCGGCCACGCCCGAAACCCTCACCATTGCCGATGCCCTGATTGTGGACCTGGTGCGGCAGGCCGTGTTCGGCCCCGACGCGCCCACGACCGTTTAG
- a CDS encoding NADP-dependent oxidoreductase encodes MKAYILHEPTGPSGLRLTELPTPTPAATDVLLRVQALSVNPVDAKSTEGKAMYGHFKDEQPLILGWDVAGTVEAVGAEVTTLQPGDEVFGMINFPGHARAYAEYVAAPAAHLVRKPATTSTAEAAAATLAALTAWQALVTQANLQAGQRVLIHAAAGGVGHYAVQLAKHLGAYVIGTASAAKRDFALSLGADEVIDYQQQAFEQVLEPVDVVLDCLSGETQLRSLEVLKPGGTLVSILGLTPDTPTRAEQRGVTAKAMLVDSNQPGMQEVADLLASGALRSHVSLTVPFAELPRALEQILTGSTQGKVVITL; translated from the coding sequence ATGAAAGCCTATATCCTCCATGAGCCTACTGGCCCCAGCGGCCTGCGCCTGACCGAGCTGCCCACGCCTACTCCCGCCGCCACCGACGTGCTGCTGCGCGTTCAGGCCCTGAGCGTAAACCCCGTGGACGCCAAATCCACCGAGGGCAAGGCTATGTACGGCCACTTCAAAGACGAGCAGCCGCTGATTCTGGGCTGGGACGTGGCCGGCACCGTGGAGGCCGTGGGCGCCGAGGTAACCACCCTGCAGCCCGGCGACGAGGTTTTCGGCATGATTAACTTTCCCGGCCACGCCCGCGCCTACGCCGAGTACGTGGCCGCCCCGGCCGCCCACCTCGTGCGCAAGCCCGCCACTACCAGCACCGCCGAAGCCGCCGCTGCCACCCTGGCCGCCCTCACTGCCTGGCAGGCTCTGGTAACCCAGGCCAATTTGCAGGCCGGGCAGCGGGTCCTGATTCATGCCGCGGCCGGTGGCGTGGGCCACTACGCGGTGCAGCTGGCCAAGCACCTGGGCGCCTACGTCATCGGCACGGCCTCGGCCGCCAAGCGCGACTTTGCCCTCAGCCTGGGTGCCGACGAGGTAATTGACTACCAGCAGCAGGCTTTCGAGCAGGTACTGGAGCCGGTGGATGTAGTGCTTGACTGCCTCTCGGGCGAAACCCAGCTTCGCTCCCTGGAAGTACTCAAGCCCGGTGGCACGCTGGTCAGCATTCTGGGCCTCACGCCCGACACGCCCACCCGGGCCGAGCAGCGCGGCGTAACGGCCAAGGCTATGCTGGTGGATTCCAACCAGCCCGGCATGCAGGAAGTAGCCGACTTGCTGGCCAGCGGCGCGCTTCGCTCCCACGTGTCGCTCACGGTGCCCTTTGCCGAGCTGCCCCGGGCGCTGGAGCAAATTCTGACCGGCAGCACCCAGGGCAAAGTGGTGATTACGCTGTAA
- a CDS encoding helix-turn-helix transcriptional regulator, whose product MLNHVQHHLFDNEQLRVARLAEEFHVSATYFGEYFRRNAGESLQEYVLKSRLKVAEARLLYSGNSVKEIAYELGFSDASHLSRLFKKYHGYTIQAFKQRGAFDLLTAGATACAV is encoded by the coding sequence GTGCTCAACCACGTGCAGCACCACCTCTTCGACAACGAGCAGCTGCGCGTGGCCCGGCTGGCCGAGGAGTTCCACGTCTCGGCCACGTACTTCGGGGAGTATTTCCGCCGCAACGCCGGCGAGTCGCTGCAGGAATACGTGCTCAAGTCGCGGCTGAAAGTAGCCGAGGCCCGGCTGCTGTACTCGGGCAACTCGGTCAAGGAAATTGCCTACGAGTTGGGCTTCAGCGACGCGAGTCACCTCTCGCGCCTGTTCAAGAAGTACCACGGCTACACCATTCAGGCCTTCAAGCAGCGCGGCGCCTTCGATTTGCTGACGGCCGGGGCCACGGCCTGCGCGGTCTGA
- a CDS encoding PAS domain-containing protein, which translates to MREQQLQSILRHMPAGIATLLGPELRYGFVNEAMQALLGGDTPEGQPLANHLGVLAADLLEVMQQVYKSGRPYVAKAYALPLLDAAGARPRLATLT; encoded by the coding sequence ATGCGCGAACAGCAGCTTCAGAGTATTCTCCGGCACATGCCCGCGGGCATTGCCACCCTGCTGGGGCCGGAGCTGCGCTACGGGTTTGTAAACGAGGCCATGCAGGCCCTGCTCGGCGGCGACACGCCCGAGGGGCAGCCTTTGGCCAACCACCTGGGCGTGCTGGCCGCCGACTTGCTGGAAGTAATGCAGCAGGTGTACAAGTCGGGGCGGCCGTACGTAGCCAAGGCCTATGCCCTGCCCCTGCTCGATGCCGCCGGGGCCCGGCCACGCCTCGCTACTTTGACCTAA
- a CDS encoding VOC family protein — protein sequence MKTPRLTPYLTFNGTCRAAMTFYQQCLGGDLMIQPFAGTPAAEQVGPEGQESVLHAILTTEDLVLMASDAGMHQITKGNMISLSVNCQSEEEIAALFRQFAEGGTIIMPLEDTFWGARFGMLTDQFGIDWMFNYDKPAAQ from the coding sequence ATGAAAACGCCCCGCCTGACTCCCTACCTCACCTTTAACGGCACCTGCCGCGCCGCCATGACCTTCTACCAGCAGTGCCTGGGCGGCGACCTGATGATTCAGCCCTTTGCCGGCACGCCCGCCGCCGAGCAAGTCGGGCCCGAAGGCCAGGAGAGCGTGCTGCACGCCATACTGACTACCGAGGACCTGGTGCTGATGGCCTCGGATGCGGGTATGCACCAAATCACGAAGGGCAACATGATTTCCTTGTCGGTGAACTGCCAGAGTGAGGAGGAAATTGCCGCGCTGTTCCGGCAGTTTGCCGAAGGCGGCACCATTATCATGCCTCTGGAAGATACTTTCTGGGGCGCCCGGTTCGGCATGCTCACCGACCAGTTCGGCATCGACTGGATGTTTAACTACGACAAACCCGCTGCGCAGTAG
- a CDS encoding amidohydrolase family protein, with amino-acid sequence MGPGHAAAGLPAKGGHSGGPGLRRTSESFSEHHVGRHYTQPPSEAITRQQAVQAYTYGSAFAEFEEKSKGRLAVGQLADLVVLSQDIFTVPPRSCPKPAVC; translated from the coding sequence CTGGGACCCGGCCATGCAGCCGCTGGGCTCCCTGCTAAAGGCGGGCATTCCGGTGGCCCTGGGCTCCGACGGACCTCTGAATCCTTTTCTGAACATCATGTTGGCCGGCATTACACCCAGCCACCCTCGGAGGCTATTACCCGGCAGCAGGCCGTACAGGCCTATACTTACGGTTCGGCTTTTGCCGAGTTTGAGGAGAAAAGCAAAGGCCGGCTGGCGGTGGGACAGCTGGCCGACCTGGTGGTTTTGTCCCAGGATATCTTCACGGTGCCGCCCCGGAGCTGCCCAAAACCAGCAGTCTGCTGA
- a CDS encoding ABC transporter ATP-binding protein — protein sequence MSWLSVSGISLQERGNTVLEDISFSQRQFQKLAIAGETGAGKSTLLQIIAGLTQPTAGTVRFEDRRVKGPVEVLIPGHAGIAFLSQHFELPPSLRVEQVLRYANKQATVTAEQLYGLCRIGHLATRRTDQLSGGERQRIALARLLLGSPRLLLLDEPFSNLDRAHRQILKAVIHDIGAQLGITCLLISHDPADTLSWAEEILVIQNGRLVQQGPPEQIYRRPVNEYTAGLFGDYNLLQGSVAAALAAGADLPRKRKPLLVRPENVRLSASSEMGLAATVQAVRFFGSYREVDVLLQNTSIRVKTTAAYRSGDSVAVAIAPEDFWYLPSK from the coding sequence ATGAGTTGGTTGAGCGTTTCGGGAATATCCTTGCAGGAAAGGGGAAACACGGTTTTAGAAGACATTAGCTTTAGTCAGCGGCAGTTTCAGAAGCTGGCCATAGCCGGGGAAACCGGGGCCGGCAAAAGCACTTTGCTGCAAATCATTGCCGGCCTGACTCAGCCCACGGCCGGCACCGTGCGCTTCGAGGACCGCCGGGTGAAAGGCCCAGTGGAAGTCCTGATTCCGGGCCACGCGGGCATTGCTTTTCTCTCGCAGCACTTCGAGCTTCCGCCTTCCCTGCGGGTAGAGCAGGTGCTGCGCTACGCCAATAAGCAGGCCACCGTGACGGCCGAGCAGCTGTATGGGCTCTGCCGCATCGGGCACCTGGCCACCCGCCGCACCGACCAGTTGTCGGGCGGGGAGCGGCAGCGCATTGCCCTGGCCCGCCTGCTGCTTGGCTCGCCGCGCCTGCTGCTGCTCGACGAGCCGTTTTCCAACCTGGACCGGGCCCACCGGCAGATTCTTAAGGCTGTGATTCACGACATCGGGGCGCAGCTGGGCATCACCTGCCTGCTGATTTCCCACGACCCGGCCGATACCTTGTCGTGGGCCGAGGAAATCCTAGTGATTCAGAACGGCCGGCTGGTGCAGCAAGGCCCGCCCGAGCAGATTTACCGGCGGCCGGTAAACGAGTACACGGCCGGCCTGTTTGGCGACTACAACCTGCTGCAGGGCTCCGTAGCGGCGGCCCTAGCGGCGGGTGCCGACCTGCCCCGCAAGCGGAAGCCCCTGCTGGTACGTCCGGAAAACGTGCGGCTGTCCGCCTCCTCTGAAATGGGCCTGGCGGCCACAGTGCAGGCGGTGCGGTTTTTCGGCAGTTACCGGGAAGTAGATGTGCTGTTGCAGAACACCAGCATCCGGGTTAAAACAACGGCTGCCTACCGGAGTGGAGATTCAGTAGCCGTAGCCATAGCGCCGGAAGACTTCTGGTATTTGCCAAGTAAGTAA
- a CDS encoding esterase-like activity of phytase family protein → MSKIFSAAALLLAGSALPVLLACDKNDDAPDANAAPTSVASLRYIGEAKVPFKQEYNGTTLGGFSGLDYRPDNNSYYLMSDDPSDLQPVRYYTAALNFDEKSFSGVTFTGVTTLKRPDGTVFPKTGSDATAIYARIDPEGIRYDAATGHVIWSSEGVRNLTTTPAVLNHPFLREANLDGSHVAEFGLPQLFQIKATDNGTRSNGSYEGLSISPGGRFVFTAQEEPIYEDGPRAAFGVAATTRIVKYDKATRQVVGQYAYKLDAVHKEPVPATQFQLNGVVEVLALSETKLLVMERSFAVGPRPITW, encoded by the coding sequence ATGAGCAAAATCTTCTCTGCGGCCGCCCTGCTGCTGGCCGGCTCGGCCCTGCCCGTGCTGCTGGCCTGCGACAAAAATGACGACGCGCCCGATGCCAACGCCGCGCCTACCTCGGTAGCCTCCCTGCGCTATATCGGAGAAGCCAAAGTGCCCTTCAAGCAGGAGTACAACGGCACCACGCTGGGCGGCTTCTCAGGCCTGGACTACCGCCCCGACAACAACTCGTACTACCTGATGAGCGACGACCCGTCGGACTTGCAGCCCGTGCGCTACTACACTGCCGCACTGAACTTCGATGAGAAAAGCTTCTCGGGCGTCACCTTTACCGGCGTCACGACGCTGAAGCGGCCCGATGGCACTGTGTTTCCCAAAACCGGCTCCGACGCCACGGCCATCTACGCCCGCATCGACCCGGAAGGAATTCGCTACGATGCCGCCACGGGCCACGTTATCTGGTCCAGTGAAGGCGTGCGTAATCTGACCACAACCCCGGCGGTGCTGAACCATCCTTTCCTGCGCGAAGCCAACCTGGACGGCTCCCACGTGGCCGAGTTTGGCTTGCCGCAGCTGTTCCAGATCAAAGCCACCGACAACGGCACCCGCTCCAACGGCTCCTACGAGGGCCTGTCCATCTCGCCCGGCGGCCGGTTTGTGTTTACGGCCCAGGAAGAGCCGATTTACGAGGATGGCCCACGGGCCGCGTTTGGCGTCGCGGCCACCACGCGTATCGTGAAGTACGACAAGGCGACCCGGCAGGTGGTGGGGCAGTATGCCTACAAGCTCGACGCGGTGCACAAGGAGCCCGTGCCCGCCACGCAATTTCAGCTCAACGGGGTCGTGGAGGTGCTCGCCCTGTCGGAAACCAAGCTGCTGGTCATGGAGCGTTCCTTCGCCGTGGGGCCACGCCCGATTACGTGGTGA
- a CDS encoding sensor histidine kinase, with protein MEPLQDEDEQPLGLLLFAVDVTGQEEARQRAHELALETRRLDARLRVLTETAPQITFSIDSEGRFEYVSPQWYYFTGQPPTTDLNAIWPLLIHPDDRLRVLYQSEAARTQGIGWSFEYRLRRHDGQYRWLLSRALPELHAPDKPVFWHGAVTEIHDQRELAEALRRGEAELRFLADSIAQLIWTASAEGFIDYYNRHTAEYTGRTPEELGPTGWVGLLDTSEQATAARRWVQCVASGADYEGLYRMRRHDGVYRWHIIRARRLTDTRGLRWFGTCTDVDDQHRLREVLQSQYDELARTNRDLDTFVYTASHDLKQPLFNLRGLFDELRRSATFDDPEQKVILDMVDEALGQLDGTLQELAATVQDQRELSAPTEALDLSSIVEEILLGLRTQVQETEATIDIQTEAAPALVYGRANLRSVLHNLLSNALKFAHPERAPHIVLVSSLSPSGQPQLTLQDNGVGMKLPNGTTPAFHLFERQHPRVPGAGVGLYLVQRILDSHGGHLEVSSTLGEGTTFTVYWFE; from the coding sequence ATGGAGCCCCTGCAGGATGAGGATGAGCAGCCCCTGGGTCTGCTACTGTTTGCCGTGGATGTAACGGGGCAGGAGGAAGCCCGGCAGCGGGCCCACGAGCTGGCCCTGGAAACCCGCCGCCTCGACGCCCGCTTGCGGGTGCTCACCGAAACGGCCCCGCAGATTACCTTCAGCATCGACTCCGAAGGGCGGTTTGAGTACGTGAGCCCGCAGTGGTACTACTTCACCGGCCAGCCGCCCACCACCGATCTGAACGCCATCTGGCCCCTGCTGATTCATCCCGACGACCGGCTGCGGGTGCTCTACCAGTCGGAGGCGGCCCGGACCCAGGGCATCGGCTGGAGCTTCGAGTACCGCCTGCGCCGCCACGACGGGCAGTACCGCTGGCTGCTGAGCCGCGCCCTGCCCGAGTTGCACGCCCCCGACAAGCCCGTATTCTGGCACGGAGCCGTGACGGAAATCCACGACCAGCGGGAACTGGCCGAGGCTCTGCGCCGCGGCGAGGCCGAGCTGCGCTTTCTGGCTGACAGCATTGCCCAGCTGATCTGGACGGCTTCGGCCGAGGGCTTTATCGACTATTACAACCGCCACACGGCTGAGTACACCGGGCGCACACCCGAAGAGCTGGGCCCGACCGGCTGGGTAGGCCTGCTCGACACCAGTGAGCAGGCTACGGCCGCCCGGCGCTGGGTGCAGTGCGTAGCCAGCGGCGCCGACTACGAGGGCCTGTACCGCATGCGCCGCCACGACGGGGTGTACCGCTGGCACATCATCCGGGCCCGCCGCCTGACCGATACCCGGGGTCTGCGCTGGTTTGGCACCTGCACCGACGTAGACGACCAGCACCGCCTGCGCGAAGTGCTGCAAAGCCAGTACGACGAGCTGGCCCGCACCAACCGCGACCTGGATACCTTCGTCTACACGGCTTCCCACGACCTGAAACAGCCGCTGTTCAACCTGCGGGGGCTGTTCGACGAATTGCGCCGCTCAGCCACCTTCGACGACCCCGAGCAGAAAGTCATCCTGGATATGGTGGATGAGGCCCTGGGCCAGCTCGACGGTACCCTGCAGGAGCTGGCAGCCACCGTGCAGGACCAGCGCGAGTTGAGCGCGCCCACCGAGGCCCTGGACCTAAGCAGCATAGTAGAGGAAATCCTGCTGGGCCTGCGCACCCAGGTCCAGGAAACCGAGGCCACCATCGACATTCAGACCGAGGCGGCGCCGGCGCTGGTATATGGCCGGGCCAACCTACGCAGCGTGCTGCACAATCTGCTCAGCAACGCCCTGAAGTTTGCGCACCCCGAGCGGGCCCCACACATTGTGCTGGTCAGTAGCCTTTCGCCCAGCGGCCAGCCCCAGCTTACCTTGCAGGATAATGGCGTAGGTATGAAGCTGCCCAACGGTACCACTCCGGCCTTTCACCTCTTTGAGCGCCAGCACCCGCGCGTACCCGGTGCCGGCGTAGGTCTTTATCTGGTGCAACGCATTCTGGACAGCCACGGCGGCCACCTAGAAGTAAGCAGCACCTTGGGCGAGGGCACCACGTTCACCGTGTACTGGTTCGAATAA